The Brevundimonas vesicularis genome includes the window AAGGACGATACGCCGTGATGGCGATGGCCGATCTGGCGAAGAACGGACGCGGCGAGAGCGGTGAAATCCGGGCGGTTTCGCTGGCCGAGATCGCCGCACGCCAGGAGATTTCGCTGAGCTATCTGGAGCAGTTGTTCGCCCGATTGAGGAAGAGCGAACTGGTCAAGAGCGTGCGCGGACCGGGCGGCGGATACCGTCTGGCCAAGGCGGCGCACGAGACGGTGGTCGCCGAGATCGTGCTGGCGGTGGATGAACCGATCCGGGCGACGCGGTGCGTGGCGCATGGCTCGCCGAAGGGCTGCATGCTGGCCGGCGAGCGCTGCATCACCCACAATCTTTGGGAAGACCTGGGCGACGAGATCCATCGCTATCTGGCGGGCGTGTCGCTGGAGGATGTGGTGATGAACCGCACGGGCCAGCGTCGGCGCAACGTCGAGCCCTCTGCCGTGGGGGTCGCGGCATGACCGGCGTCTATCTGGACTACAACGCCTCGGGCCTGGTGCGGCCGGAAGTGCTGGAGATCATGGCCAGGGCCCTGGCCGACAACGGCAATCCCTCGGCGGTCCATGCGGCTGGCCGGCGGGCGCGAGCGCGGGTCGAGACCGCGCGGGCGCAGGTCGCGGATCTGGTCGGGGCCGATCCGACGGCGGTGGTGTTCAATTCGGGCGGCACCGAAGCCAATGCTCAGGGCATCGCCAGCGCCCTGGCGGCCGGGTGCGAACGGTTGATCGTGTCGGCGACCGAGCATCCTTGCGTGGCCGAAGCGGCCGCGAATGCGGGCGTAGCCGTAGAGGTGCTGCCGGTCGATGCGAACGGGGTGGTCGATCTGGACTGGCTGGCGCAGGCGCTGCGCCATCCGGGCCGGTCCGTGGTCGCCATCCATCATGCGAACAACGAAAGCGGCGTCATTCAGCCGATCGCCGAGGCGGCGGCTCTGGTGCGGGCGGCGGGCGGCTGGCTGCACGTCGATGCGATCCAGTCGGCGGGCAAGGTCGCGGTCGATATGCGCGCGCTGGATGCGGACACCCTGACCCTGTCGGCGCACAAGCTGGGCGGGGCGCAGGGCGTGGGCGCCCTGATCTTCAAGGCAGGTCTGTCGGGCGTACGGATCCTGCACGGCGCGGGGCAGGAGCGGGGCCTGCGCGCCGGGACCGAGAACGTCCCGGGCATCGCCGGGTTCGGCGTCGCGGCCGATTGCGCGGCGCGGGATCTGGAGATGATGGCCTCGCACGTCGCCTGGCGCGATGCGGCCGAGGCGAAGGTCAAGGCCGCGGGGGCGACCATCATCGGCGGCGACGTGGCGCGTCTGCCCAACACCCTGTTCATGGCCGTCGAAGGCTGGGACAGTCCGCAGCAGCTGATCACCCTGGACCTGACGGGCGTCATGGTGTCGGCCGGCTCGGCCTGTTCATCGGGCAAGGTGAAGCCGTCCAAGACCATCAGCGCCATGGGGCTGAACAGCCTTGCGACCGGGGGCGTTCGCGTGTCCGGCGGCTGGGGCACGGTCGAGAGCGACTGGGCAAGGTTCGCCGACGCCTGGGTCGCCGCCTACAACAAGCACAAGACGCGCGCCGCCGAGCGCGTGAGAGAGGTCGCCTGATGGCCGCCGTCAAGGAAACCATCGACGCCGTCGCCGCGCTGGAGAAGTACGAGCACGGCTTCACGTCCGATATCGAGACGGAATATGCGCCCAAGGGGCTGAGC containing:
- a CDS encoding Rrf2 family transcriptional regulator; this encodes MRLSTKGRYAVMAMADLAKNGRGESGEIRAVSLAEIAARQEISLSYLEQLFARLRKSELVKSVRGPGGGYRLAKAAHETVVAEIVLAVDEPIRATRCVAHGSPKGCMLAGERCITHNLWEDLGDEIHRYLAGVSLEDVVMNRTGQRRRNVEPSAVGVAA
- a CDS encoding cysteine desulfurase family protein, coding for MTGVYLDYNASGLVRPEVLEIMARALADNGNPSAVHAAGRRARARVETARAQVADLVGADPTAVVFNSGGTEANAQGIASALAAGCERLIVSATEHPCVAEAAANAGVAVEVLPVDANGVVDLDWLAQALRHPGRSVVAIHHANNESGVIQPIAEAAALVRAAGGWLHVDAIQSAGKVAVDMRALDADTLTLSAHKLGGAQGVGALIFKAGLSGVRILHGAGQERGLRAGTENVPGIAGFGVAADCAARDLEMMASHVAWRDAAEAKVKAAGATIIGGDVARLPNTLFMAVEGWDSPQQLITLDLTGVMVSAGSACSSGKVKPSKTISAMGLNSLATGGVRVSGGWGTVESDWARFADAWVAAYNKHKTRAAERVREVA